In Gossypium hirsutum isolate 1008001.06 chromosome D01, Gossypium_hirsutum_v2.1, whole genome shotgun sequence, the genomic window CACCGGATATCAATTTGCCGTTATCTGCCGAGCGTAGCCCTCCGCTGCAGCAGCCATGGAACTCCGATCACTGTGATGTTCTTGATGTTGGGCTGTGTTCACAAGCTTATGAAACCGAGAGCTACCTTCCAGTCTCGAAAGCTGGACGGAAATGCGCGAAGCGGGTAGATAGTATATGGGGTGCTTGGTTGTTCTTTAGCTTTTACTTCAAACCTGCTTTGAATGAGAAATCTAAGGCTAAGATCGTTCGAGATAGCAATGGTGTTTCTGGTTTCGATAAATTGGATCTTAAGTTGGATGTTTTCATGGTTCAGCACGACATGGAGAATATGTATATGTGGGTTTTCAAGGAGAAACCCGAGAATGCGTTGGGTAAAATGCAGCTTCGAAGTTACATGAATGGGCATTCTCGTCAAGGGGAACGTCTTTTTCCCTTTAGTGTTGATAAGGGATTTATCCGTTCCCATAGGATGCAACGGAAGCATTATAGAGGATTGTCAAATCCTCAATGCGTGCACGGGGTCGAACTAGTTCCATCACCGAATCTCATGGCTCTCAGTGAGGAAGATCGGAAGAAATGGGTTGAGCTTACCGGAAGGGGTTTAAACTTCACAATTCCACCCGAAGCTAGTGATTTTAGTTCATGGAGAAACCTCCCGAACACTGATTTTGAGCTCGAGAGACCTCCGATAATAAAGAGCGTACTCAATTTATCTACTCAGTCATCGAGCCATATGGACAGTGATGGCACTGACTTATCACTTGTGAGCAACAAAAGGAGGAAAGACGATGATTGCTATTTGCCGGTCATTCCTCCATCCGACCGAATACCAGACATGGAAATTCATCCTAGTGAACCTCACTGGTTAAACGACTTCAGTGGGGTAATGAAAAACGCTTACGGTCCCGTTACTGCTGCGAAAGCCATCTACGAGGACAAAGCCGGTTACTTGATCATTATCAGCTTGCCTTTTGTTGATCTTCAAAgggtaaaggtctcatggaggaACACACTCACTCATGGTATTATAAAACTATCTTGTGTGAGCACAACGGGTATGCCGTTCATCAAACGACACAACCGGACTTTCAAGCTTACGGATCCCGCTCCCGAGCATTGCCCTCCCGGCGAATTCGTTAGAGAAATCCCATTGTCAACTCGAATCCCCGAAGACGCCGACATAGAAGCATATCACGACGGGCCGGGTTCTGTTCTCGAGATTATGGTTCCGAAACTACGGATGGTACCCGAAGAACATGAAATCCGGGTTTGTCTTCGGCCTAAACATGTAGGGAATGATCTCCTGTTGACATGAATTATAAA contains:
- the LOC107939929 gene encoding uncharacterized protein, with amino-acid sequence MGASLLTTFSMENHHPSTLLSMDSSAHDEFDLEKNRQSVLSRPPDINLPLSAERSPPLQQPWNSDHCDVLDVGLCSQAYETESYLPVSKAGRKCAKRVDSIWGAWLFFSFYFKPALNEKSKAKIVRDSNGVSGFDKLDLKLDVFMVQHDMENMYMWVFKEKPENALGKMQLRSYMNGHSRQGERLFPFSVDKGFIRSHRMQRKHYRGLSNPQCVHGVELVPSPNLMALSEEDRKKWVELTGRGLNFTIPPEASDFSSWRNLPNTDFELERPPIIKSVLNLSTQSSSHMDSDGTDLSLVSNKRRKDDDCYLPVIPPSDRIPDMEIHPSEPHWLNDFSGVMKNAYGPVTAAKAIYEDKAGYLIIISLPFVDLQRVKVSWRNTLTHGIIKLSCVSTTGMPFIKRHNRTFKLTDPAPEHCPPGEFVREIPLSTRIPEDADIEAYHDGPGSVLEIMVPKLRMVPEEHEIRVCLRPKHVGNDLLLT